A portion of the Thunnus albacares chromosome 5, fThuAlb1.1, whole genome shotgun sequence genome contains these proteins:
- the ubiad1 gene encoding ubiA prenyltransferase domain-containing protein 1 has protein sequence MAKEQKHSRAETFVLAGSNGHIGQQWQTGLNNLVQNHPPGTNHMSRMARVASDVRHKCAAYVLALRPWSFSASLTPVALGSALAYKLEGSVDLVILMVCAVAVLVVHGAGNLVNTYYDFSKGIDHKKSDDRTLVDEILAPQDVVMFGALLYSLGCLCATLLYFLSTLRLEHLALIYFGGLSSSFLYTGGIGLKYVALGDVVILITFGPLAVMFAHAVQVGYLSVLPLVYAVPLALNTEAILHSNNTRDMDSDKQAGIVTLAILIGPTLSYVLYNLMLFVPYVLFCILATRYTISMALPLLTLPMAFPLEKQFRSRYYAKIPQKTAKLNLLMGLFYVFGIILAPPGSLPLL, from the exons ATGGCCAAAGAGCAGAAACATAGCAGGGCGGAAACATTTGTACTGGCTGGATCAAATGGTCATATTGGCCAACAATGGCAGACTGGTTTGAATAACTTGGTGCAAAATCACCCTCCAGGCACCAACCACATGTCGAGGATGGCCCGCGTCGCCTCGGATGTGAGGCACAAGTGCGCGGCCTATGTGCTTGCGCTGAGGCCGTGGAGCTTCAGCGCCTCACTCACGCCGGTGGCCCTCGGCAGTGCTTTGGCGTACAAACTGGAGGGATCTGTGGACTTAGTCATCCTGATGGTGTGTGCGGTGGCTGTCCTCGTGGTGCATGGGGCAGGCAACCTTGTAAATACTTACTATGACTTCTCAAAAGGGATTGACCACAAGAAGAGTGATGATAGGACTCTTGTAGACGAGATCTTGGCACCGCAGGATGTTGTTATGTTTGGAGCGTTGTTATATTCTTTAGGGTGCTTGTGTGCCACTCTGCTCTACTTCCTGTCTACACTTCGACTGGAGCACCTAGCCCTTATTTACTTCGGGGGACTCTCCAGCTCTTTTTTATACACAGGAG GCATCGGTCTAAAGTACGTGGCCCTGGGAGACGTGGTAATCCTTATCACCTTCGGCCCTCTGGCAGTCATGTTTGCCCACGCGGTGCAGGTTGGCTACTTGTCAGTGCTGCCGCTGGTATACGCCGTCCCGCTGGCCCTCAACACAGAGGCCATCCTCCACAGCAACAACACCAGAGACATGGACTCTGACAAGCAGGCGGGCATTGTCACCTTGGCCATCCTCATAGGCCCCACGCTCTCCTACGTCCTCTACAACCTCATGCTCTTCGTCCCCTACGTGCTCTTCTGCATCCTCGCCACGCGTTACACTATCAGCATGGCGCTGCCTCTGCTCACGCTGCCCATGGCCTTCCCCTTGGAGAAGCAGTTCCGCAGCCGATACTACGCCAAGATCCCTCAGAAGACCGCCAAGCTCAACCTCCTCATGGGACTTTTCTATGTGTTCGGGATCATCCTGGCGCCTCCTGGCAGCTTGCCGTTACTGTGA